One Xiphophorus hellerii strain 12219 chromosome 1, Xiphophorus_hellerii-4.1, whole genome shotgun sequence DNA segment encodes these proteins:
- the naca gene encoding nascent polypeptide-associated complex subunit alpha isoform X29 translates to MPGEATETVPVTEQEMQQPQAETAPPPAPASTQQPQVASGPAKAKGKDAKSGQDYSAPKAVPGRRKRSSMSASSSSPTSPKSTPSSTPRSPVVSPLASPLASPLASSASSSPANRSAPKVVKAGKQGKAKKGETFEPAPVQVDHKVPDVKEKSEEPNLKKSMTTEAKAFPIETKSQPPPAFKVTPKPAVAAPISFSDAIASSPPKSGEKVASAKPVLLMVDDELPPLIPPEKLGKMQVSAPLVAKESTKPAMSPSEPRPKGATSAPPEVSKAKMGIEPKPLPVEAPKAAAPVKTVTQEVIKASPTDSKAKSAAGKTGQDKPAAAVKPADETKLISNTGPKQVEDIKVTKPNAGVKSTPPEVTKQAPEKGAVVVNKAQSVDLKATAAEAPKQAKPIAAEAPKADSETPKLVKPTEAPKADSETPKLVKQTEAPKKAKATSTEAPRPAPEVAKQATTETSKQAKQAAPEALKQAAAEAPKQAKQVPKQAKQESSEAPKQDRKEAPEAPKQAKQASPEAPKQAKQVAADAPKTSEASPLAKATAPDGAGQTKQAKPVEVPKQAKPTAAEAPKPATESPKPAKPKADEAPKQAKQTTEVPSKPALVEPIVPPPTPRKLTFAEAVAKPAPVKPDAEKISTAPSNHVISSKPAETPAKMESVIKDDNGSGTESDSDDSVPELEEQDSAQTQTQQAQLAAAAEIDEEPVSKAKQSRSEKKARKAMSKLGLRQVTGVTRVTIRKSKNILFVITKPDVYKSPASDTYIVFGEAKIEDLSQQAQLAAAEKFKVQGEATAKIQDNTQTPTVQEESEEEEVDETGVEVKDIELVMSQANVSRAKAVRALKNNNNDIVNAIMELTM, encoded by the exons ATGCCTGGCGAAGCAACAGAAACGGTCCCAGTCACCGAGCAGGAGATGCAGCAGCCTCAAGCGGAGACTG CTCCGCCTCCTGCCCCAGCTTCCACCCAGCAACCTCAGGTAGCTTCTGGCCCCGCAAAGGCCAAAGGCAAAGATGCCAAGAGTGGGCAGGATTATTCTGCCCCAAAGGCTGTACCTGGCAGAAGAAAACGTTCCTCTATGtctgcctcttcctcctcacccACTTCACCTAAATCTACTCCCTCCTCTACTCCCCGGTCACCCGTGGTGTCACCTTTGGCATCACCTTTAGCATCACCTTTGGCTTCCTCGGCCAGTAGCTCCCCTGCCAATCGTTCTGCCCCAAAAGTGGTTAAGGCTGGCAAACAAGGAAAGGCTAAGAAAGGAGAGACATTTGAGCCTGCTCCTGTCCAGGTAGATCACAAAGTCCCAGACGTAAAGGAAAAGTCAGAGGAACCTAACTTGAAGAAATCTATGACTACTGAAGCTAAAGCTTTCCCAATTGAGACAAAATCTCAGCCACCCCCTGCATTTAAAGTCACCCCAAAGCCTGCTGTTGCAGCACCAATTTCATTCTCGGATGCTATTGCTTCAAGCCCCCCAAAATCTGGTGAAAAGGTTGCTTCTGCAAAACCCGTATTGCTTATGGTCGATGATGAGCTTCCTCCACTTATCCCACCTGAGAAGCTTGGTAAAATGCAAGTCTCTGCACCTCTTGTTGCCAAAGAGAGCACAAAGCCTGCTATGTCTCCTTCTGAACCTAGACCTAAAGGGGCTACTTCTGCTCCTCCAGAGGTCAGTAAAGCCAAGATGGGTATTGAACCCAAACCTTTGCCTGTCGAAGCTCCTAAGGCAGCAGCCCCAGTGAAAACTGTAACTCAGGAGGTCATTAAGGCTTCTCCTACAGATTCCAAGGCTAAATCTGCTGCTGGCAAGACTGGCCAAGacaaacctgctgctgctgtgaagcCAGCAGATGAGACCAAATTGATCTCTAACACAGGTCCTAAACAGGTTGAGGACATTAAAGTTACCAAGCCAAATGCTGGTGTAAAGTCAACCCCTCCTGAGGTTACCAAACAAGCACCCGAAAAGGGTGCTGTGGTAGTTAATAAGGCTCAGTCTGTTGACTTGaaggcaacagctgctgaggcCCCCAAACAAGCCAAACCAATAGCTGCTGAGGCACCTAAAGCAGATTCTGAGACTCCTAAACTGGTCAAACCAACCGAGGCACCCAAAGCAGATTCTGAGACTCCTAAACTGGTCAAACAAACCGAGGCACCCAAAAAGGCCAAAGCCACCTCCACTGAGGCACCTAGGCCAGCCCCGGAAGTGGCGAAGCAGGCGACCACCGAGACATCCAAACAGGCTAAGCAGGCAGCCCCCGAGGCACTCAAGCAAGCGGCTGCTGAGGCACCCAAACAAGCCAAGCAG GTGCCCAAACAGGCTAAGCAGGAGAGCTCTGAGGCACCCAAACAGGATAGAAAGGAGGCTCCCGAG GCACCCAAACAGGCTAAGCAGGCGTCTCCCGAGGCACCCAAACAGGCTAAGCAGGTGGCTGCAGACGCCCCTAAAACATCTGAGGCTTCTCCATTGGCCAAAGCAACAGCCCCTGACGGTGCAGGCCAAACCAAGCAGGCCAAACCAGTCGAGGTGCCCAAACAAGCCAAACCAACTGCTGCTGAAGCACCTAAACCAGCTACTGAGAGTCCTAAACCAGCTAAACCAAAGGCTGATGAGGCACCTAAACAAGCGAAGCAAACTACTGAAGTTCCCTCAAAACCTGCTCTAGTTGAGCCTATTGTTCCGCCCCCAACCCCACGTAAACTTACTTTTGCCGAGGCAGTTGCAAAACCTGCACCTGTCAAGCCTGACGCTGAGAAAATCAGCACTGCTCCCTCTAATCATGTCATATCATCTAAACCTGCTGAAACCCCAGCCAAGATGGAGTCTGTGATCAAGGACGACAATG GATCTGGCACAGAGTCGGACAGTGATGACTCAGTTCCTGAGCTGGAAGAACAGGACTCTGCACAGACACAGACGCAACAAGCTCAG cttgcagctgctgctgaaataGACGAAGAGCCAGTAAGCAAAGCCAAACAGAGCCGCAGTGAAAAGAAGGCACGAAAG GCCATGTCAAAGCTTGGCCTCAGGCAGGTAACAGGGGTCACCAGGGTCACCATTCGCAAATCAAAGAACATCTTGTTCGTCATCACCAAACCAGATGTCTACAAGAGCCCTGCGTCAGATACATACATCGTCTTCGGTGAAGCTAAG ATTGAAGATCTTTCTCAGCAAGCCCAGCTGGCTGCAGCAGAAAAGTTCAAGGTACAGGGAGAAGCTACAGCAAAGATCCAGGACAACACACAGACGCCCACAGTACAGGAGGAAAGCGAAGAGGAAGAG GTTGATGAGACCGGGGTCGAGGTGAAGGACATCGAACTCGTCATGTCACAAGCCAACGTGTCGCGGGCAAAGGCTGTACGCGccctgaaaaacaacaacaacgacaTTGTCAACGCTATTATG GAGTTGACGATGTAA
- the naca gene encoding nascent polypeptide-associated complex subunit alpha isoform X28: protein MPGEATETVPVTEQEMQQPQAETAPPPAPASTQQPQVASGPAKAKGKDAKSGQDYSAPKAVPGRRKRSSMSASSSSPTSPKSTPSSTPRSPVVSPLASPLASPLASSASSSPANRSAPKVVKAGKQGKAKKGETFEPAPVQVDHKVPDVKEKSEEPNLKKSMTTEAKAFPIETKSQPPPAFKVTPKPAVAAPISFSDAIASSPPKSGEKVASAKPVLLMVDDELPPLIPPEKLGKMQVSAPLVAKESTKPAMSPSEPRPKGATSAPPEVSKAKMGIEPKPLPVEAPKAAAPVKTVTQEVIKASPTDSKAKSAAGKTGQDKPAAAVKPADETKLISNTGPKQVEDIKVTKPNAGVKSTPPEVTKQAPEKGAVVVNKAQSVDLKATAAEAPKQAKPIAAEAPKADSETPKLVKPTEAPKADSETPKLVKQTEAPKKAKATSTEAPRPAPEVAKQATTETSKQAKQAAPEALKQAAAEAPKQAKQVPKQAKQESSEAPKQDRKEAPEAPKQAAPEAPKQAKQASPEAPKQAKQVAADAPKTSEASPLAKATAPDGAGQTKQAKPVEVPKQAKPTAAEAPKPATESPKPAKPKADEAPKQAKQTTEVPSKPALVEPIVPPPTPRKLTFAEAVAKPAPVKPDAEKISTAPSNHVISSKPAETPAKMESVIKDDNGSGTESDSDDSVPELEEQDSAQTQTQQAQLAAAAEIDEEPVSKAKQSRSEKKARKAMSKLGLRQVTGVTRVTIRKSKNILFVITKPDVYKSPASDTYIVFGEAKIEDLSQQAQLAAAEKFKVQGEATAKIQDNTQTPTVQEESEEEEVDETGVEVKDIELVMSQANVSRAKAVRALKNNNNDIVNAIMELTM from the exons ATGCCTGGCGAAGCAACAGAAACGGTCCCAGTCACCGAGCAGGAGATGCAGCAGCCTCAAGCGGAGACTG CTCCGCCTCCTGCCCCAGCTTCCACCCAGCAACCTCAGGTAGCTTCTGGCCCCGCAAAGGCCAAAGGCAAAGATGCCAAGAGTGGGCAGGATTATTCTGCCCCAAAGGCTGTACCTGGCAGAAGAAAACGTTCCTCTATGtctgcctcttcctcctcacccACTTCACCTAAATCTACTCCCTCCTCTACTCCCCGGTCACCCGTGGTGTCACCTTTGGCATCACCTTTAGCATCACCTTTGGCTTCCTCGGCCAGTAGCTCCCCTGCCAATCGTTCTGCCCCAAAAGTGGTTAAGGCTGGCAAACAAGGAAAGGCTAAGAAAGGAGAGACATTTGAGCCTGCTCCTGTCCAGGTAGATCACAAAGTCCCAGACGTAAAGGAAAAGTCAGAGGAACCTAACTTGAAGAAATCTATGACTACTGAAGCTAAAGCTTTCCCAATTGAGACAAAATCTCAGCCACCCCCTGCATTTAAAGTCACCCCAAAGCCTGCTGTTGCAGCACCAATTTCATTCTCGGATGCTATTGCTTCAAGCCCCCCAAAATCTGGTGAAAAGGTTGCTTCTGCAAAACCCGTATTGCTTATGGTCGATGATGAGCTTCCTCCACTTATCCCACCTGAGAAGCTTGGTAAAATGCAAGTCTCTGCACCTCTTGTTGCCAAAGAGAGCACAAAGCCTGCTATGTCTCCTTCTGAACCTAGACCTAAAGGGGCTACTTCTGCTCCTCCAGAGGTCAGTAAAGCCAAGATGGGTATTGAACCCAAACCTTTGCCTGTCGAAGCTCCTAAGGCAGCAGCCCCAGTGAAAACTGTAACTCAGGAGGTCATTAAGGCTTCTCCTACAGATTCCAAGGCTAAATCTGCTGCTGGCAAGACTGGCCAAGacaaacctgctgctgctgtgaagcCAGCAGATGAGACCAAATTGATCTCTAACACAGGTCCTAAACAGGTTGAGGACATTAAAGTTACCAAGCCAAATGCTGGTGTAAAGTCAACCCCTCCTGAGGTTACCAAACAAGCACCCGAAAAGGGTGCTGTGGTAGTTAATAAGGCTCAGTCTGTTGACTTGaaggcaacagctgctgaggcCCCCAAACAAGCCAAACCAATAGCTGCTGAGGCACCTAAAGCAGATTCTGAGACTCCTAAACTGGTCAAACCAACCGAGGCACCCAAAGCAGATTCTGAGACTCCTAAACTGGTCAAACAAACCGAGGCACCCAAAAAGGCCAAAGCCACCTCCACTGAGGCACCTAGGCCAGCCCCGGAAGTGGCGAAGCAGGCGACCACCGAGACATCCAAACAGGCTAAGCAGGCAGCCCCCGAGGCACTCAAGCAAGCGGCTGCTGAGGCACCCAAACAAGCCAAGCAG GTGCCCAAACAGGCTAAGCAGGAGAGCTCTGAGGCACCCAAACAGGATAGAAAGGAGGCTCCCGAG GCACCCAAACAGGCGGCCCCCGAGGCACCCAAACAGGCTAAGCAGGCGTCTCCCGAGGCACCCAAACAGGCTAAGCAGGTGGCTGCAGACGCCCCTAAAACATCTGAGGCTTCTCCATTGGCCAAAGCAACAGCCCCTGACGGTGCAGGCCAAACCAAGCAGGCCAAACCAGTCGAGGTGCCCAAACAAGCCAAACCAACTGCTGCTGAAGCACCTAAACCAGCTACTGAGAGTCCTAAACCAGCTAAACCAAAGGCTGATGAGGCACCTAAACAAGCGAAGCAAACTACTGAAGTTCCCTCAAAACCTGCTCTAGTTGAGCCTATTGTTCCGCCCCCAACCCCACGTAAACTTACTTTTGCCGAGGCAGTTGCAAAACCTGCACCTGTCAAGCCTGACGCTGAGAAAATCAGCACTGCTCCCTCTAATCATGTCATATCATCTAAACCTGCTGAAACCCCAGCCAAGATGGAGTCTGTGATCAAGGACGACAATG GATCTGGCACAGAGTCGGACAGTGATGACTCAGTTCCTGAGCTGGAAGAACAGGACTCTGCACAGACACAGACGCAACAAGCTCAG cttgcagctgctgctgaaataGACGAAGAGCCAGTAAGCAAAGCCAAACAGAGCCGCAGTGAAAAGAAGGCACGAAAG GCCATGTCAAAGCTTGGCCTCAGGCAGGTAACAGGGGTCACCAGGGTCACCATTCGCAAATCAAAGAACATCTTGTTCGTCATCACCAAACCAGATGTCTACAAGAGCCCTGCGTCAGATACATACATCGTCTTCGGTGAAGCTAAG ATTGAAGATCTTTCTCAGCAAGCCCAGCTGGCTGCAGCAGAAAAGTTCAAGGTACAGGGAGAAGCTACAGCAAAGATCCAGGACAACACACAGACGCCCACAGTACAGGAGGAAAGCGAAGAGGAAGAG GTTGATGAGACCGGGGTCGAGGTGAAGGACATCGAACTCGTCATGTCACAAGCCAACGTGTCGCGGGCAAAGGCTGTACGCGccctgaaaaacaacaacaacgacaTTGTCAACGCTATTATG GAGTTGACGATGTAA
- the naca gene encoding nascent polypeptide-associated complex subunit alpha isoform X8 has protein sequence MPGEATETVPVTEQEMQQPQAETAPPPAPASTQQPQVASGPAKAKGKDAKSGQDYSAPKAVPGRRKRSSMSASSSSPTSPKSTPSSTPRSPVVSPLASPLASPLASSASSSPANRSAPKVVKAGKQGKAKKGETFEPAPVQVDHKVPDVKEKSEEPNLKKSMTTEAKAFPIETKSQPPPAFKVTPKPAVAAPISFSDAIASSPPKSGEKVASAKPVLLMVDDELPPLIPPEKLGKMQVSAPLVAKESTKPAMSPSEPRPKGATSAPPEVSKAKMGIEPKPLPVEAPKAAAPVKTVTQEVIKASPTDSKAKSAAGKTGQDKPAAAVKPADETKLISNTGPKQVEDIKVTKPNAGVKSTPPEVTKQAPEKGAVVVNKAQSVDLKATAAEAPKQAKPIAAEAPKADSETPKLVKPTEAPKADSETPKLVKQTEAPKKAKATSTEAPRPAPEVAKQATTETSKQAKQAAPEALKQAAAEAPKQAKQVPKQAKQESSEAPKQDRKEAPEAPKQAKQAAPEAPKQAKQAAPEAPKQAKQAAPEAPKQAKQAAPEAPKQPKQAAPEAPKQAKQASPEAPKQAKQESPEASKQDRKETPEAPKQAASEAPIQSKQAAPEAPKQAKQAAPEAPKQAKQVPKQAKQESPEAPKQDRKEAPEAPIQAKQAAPEAPKQAKQASPEAPKQAKQVAADAPKTSEASPLAKATAPDGAGQTKQAKPVEVPKQAKPTAAEAPKPATESPKPAKPKADEAPKQAKQTTEVPSKPALVEPIVPPPTPRKLTFAEAVAKPAPVKPDAEKISTAPSNHVISSKPAETPAKMESVIKDDNGSGTESDSDDSVPELEEQDSAQTQTQQAQLAAAAEIDEEPVSKAKQSRSEKKARKAMSKLGLRQVTGVTRVTIRKSKNILFVITKPDVYKSPASDTYIVFGEAKIEDLSQQAQLAAAEKFKVQGEATAKIQDNTQTPTVQEESEEEEVDETGVEVKDIELVMSQANVSRAKAVRALKNNNNDIVNAIMELTM, from the exons ATGCCTGGCGAAGCAACAGAAACGGTCCCAGTCACCGAGCAGGAGATGCAGCAGCCTCAAGCGGAGACTG CTCCGCCTCCTGCCCCAGCTTCCACCCAGCAACCTCAGGTAGCTTCTGGCCCCGCAAAGGCCAAAGGCAAAGATGCCAAGAGTGGGCAGGATTATTCTGCCCCAAAGGCTGTACCTGGCAGAAGAAAACGTTCCTCTATGtctgcctcttcctcctcacccACTTCACCTAAATCTACTCCCTCCTCTACTCCCCGGTCACCCGTGGTGTCACCTTTGGCATCACCTTTAGCATCACCTTTGGCTTCCTCGGCCAGTAGCTCCCCTGCCAATCGTTCTGCCCCAAAAGTGGTTAAGGCTGGCAAACAAGGAAAGGCTAAGAAAGGAGAGACATTTGAGCCTGCTCCTGTCCAGGTAGATCACAAAGTCCCAGACGTAAAGGAAAAGTCAGAGGAACCTAACTTGAAGAAATCTATGACTACTGAAGCTAAAGCTTTCCCAATTGAGACAAAATCTCAGCCACCCCCTGCATTTAAAGTCACCCCAAAGCCTGCTGTTGCAGCACCAATTTCATTCTCGGATGCTATTGCTTCAAGCCCCCCAAAATCTGGTGAAAAGGTTGCTTCTGCAAAACCCGTATTGCTTATGGTCGATGATGAGCTTCCTCCACTTATCCCACCTGAGAAGCTTGGTAAAATGCAAGTCTCTGCACCTCTTGTTGCCAAAGAGAGCACAAAGCCTGCTATGTCTCCTTCTGAACCTAGACCTAAAGGGGCTACTTCTGCTCCTCCAGAGGTCAGTAAAGCCAAGATGGGTATTGAACCCAAACCTTTGCCTGTCGAAGCTCCTAAGGCAGCAGCCCCAGTGAAAACTGTAACTCAGGAGGTCATTAAGGCTTCTCCTACAGATTCCAAGGCTAAATCTGCTGCTGGCAAGACTGGCCAAGacaaacctgctgctgctgtgaagcCAGCAGATGAGACCAAATTGATCTCTAACACAGGTCCTAAACAGGTTGAGGACATTAAAGTTACCAAGCCAAATGCTGGTGTAAAGTCAACCCCTCCTGAGGTTACCAAACAAGCACCCGAAAAGGGTGCTGTGGTAGTTAATAAGGCTCAGTCTGTTGACTTGaaggcaacagctgctgaggcCCCCAAACAAGCCAAACCAATAGCTGCTGAGGCACCTAAAGCAGATTCTGAGACTCCTAAACTGGTCAAACCAACCGAGGCACCCAAAGCAGATTCTGAGACTCCTAAACTGGTCAAACAAACCGAGGCACCCAAAAAGGCCAAAGCCACCTCCACTGAGGCACCTAGGCCAGCCCCGGAAGTGGCGAAGCAGGCGACCACCGAGACATCCAAACAGGCTAAGCAGGCAGCCCCCGAGGCACTCAAGCAAGCGGCTGCTGAGGCACCCAAACAAGCCAAGCAG GTGCCCAAACAGGCTAAGCAGGAGAGCTCTGAGGCACCCAAACAGGATAGAAAGGAGGCTCCCGAGGCACCCAAACAGGCTAAACAGGCGGCCCCCGAGGCACCCAAACAGGCTAAGCAGGCGGCCCCAGAGGCACCCAAACAGGCTAAGCAGGCGGCCCCAGAGGCACCCAAACAGGCTAAGCAGGCGGCTCCCGAGGCACCCAAACAGCCTAAGCAGGCGGCTCCCGAGGCACCCAAACAGGCTAAGCAGGCGTCTCCCGAGGCACCCAAACAGGCTAAGCAGGAGAGCCCTGAGGCATCCAAACAGGATAGAAAGGAGACTCCCGAGGCACCCAAACAGGCGGCCTCCGAGGCACCCATACAGTCTAAGCAGGCGGCCCCCGAGGCACCCAAACAGGCTAAGCAGGCGGCCCCCGAGGCACCCAAACAG GCTAAGCAGGTGCCCAAACAGGCTAAGCAGGAGAGCCCTGAGGCACCAAAACAGGATAGAAAGGAGGCTCCCGAGGCACCCATACAGGCTAAGCAG GCGGCCCCCGAGGCACCCAAACAGGCTAAGCAGGCGTCTCCCGAGGCACCCAAACAGGCTAAGCAGGTGGCTGCAGACGCCCCTAAAACATCTGAGGCTTCTCCATTGGCCAAAGCAACAGCCCCTGACGGTGCAGGCCAAACCAAGCAGGCCAAACCAGTCGAGGTGCCCAAACAAGCCAAACCAACTGCTGCTGAAGCACCTAAACCAGCTACTGAGAGTCCTAAACCAGCTAAACCAAAGGCTGATGAGGCACCTAAACAAGCGAAGCAAACTACTGAAGTTCCCTCAAAACCTGCTCTAGTTGAGCCTATTGTTCCGCCCCCAACCCCACGTAAACTTACTTTTGCCGAGGCAGTTGCAAAACCTGCACCTGTCAAGCCTGACGCTGAGAAAATCAGCACTGCTCCCTCTAATCATGTCATATCATCTAAACCTGCTGAAACCCCAGCCAAGATGGAGTCTGTGATCAAGGACGACAATG GATCTGGCACAGAGTCGGACAGTGATGACTCAGTTCCTGAGCTGGAAGAACAGGACTCTGCACAGACACAGACGCAACAAGCTCAG cttgcagctgctgctgaaataGACGAAGAGCCAGTAAGCAAAGCCAAACAGAGCCGCAGTGAAAAGAAGGCACGAAAG GCCATGTCAAAGCTTGGCCTCAGGCAGGTAACAGGGGTCACCAGGGTCACCATTCGCAAATCAAAGAACATCTTGTTCGTCATCACCAAACCAGATGTCTACAAGAGCCCTGCGTCAGATACATACATCGTCTTCGGTGAAGCTAAG ATTGAAGATCTTTCTCAGCAAGCCCAGCTGGCTGCAGCAGAAAAGTTCAAGGTACAGGGAGAAGCTACAGCAAAGATCCAGGACAACACACAGACGCCCACAGTACAGGAGGAAAGCGAAGAGGAAGAG GTTGATGAGACCGGGGTCGAGGTGAAGGACATCGAACTCGTCATGTCACAAGCCAACGTGTCGCGGGCAAAGGCTGTACGCGccctgaaaaacaacaacaacgacaTTGTCAACGCTATTATG GAGTTGACGATGTAA
- the naca gene encoding nascent polypeptide-associated complex subunit alpha isoform X21, giving the protein MPGEATETVPVTEQEMQQPQAETAPPPAPASTQQPQVASGPAKAKGKDAKSGQDYSAPKAVPGRRKRSSMSASSSSPTSPKSTPSSTPRSPVVSPLASPLASPLASSASSSPANRSAPKVVKAGKQGKAKKGETFEPAPVQVDHKVPDVKEKSEEPNLKKSMTTEAKAFPIETKSQPPPAFKVTPKPAVAAPISFSDAIASSPPKSGEKVASAKPVLLMVDDELPPLIPPEKLGKMQVSAPLVAKESTKPAMSPSEPRPKGATSAPPEVSKAKMGIEPKPLPVEAPKAAAPVKTVTQEVIKASPTDSKAKSAAGKTGQDKPAAAVKPADETKLISNTGPKQVEDIKVTKPNAGVKSTPPEVTKQAPEKGAVVVNKAQSVDLKATAAEAPKQAKPIAAEAPKADSETPKLVKPTEAPKADSETPKLVKQTEAPKKAKATSTEAPRPAPEVAKQATTETSKQAKQAAPEALKQAAAEAPKQAKQVPKQAKQESSEAPKQDRKEAPEAPKQAASEAPIQSKQAAPEAPKQAKQAAPEAPKQAKQAAPEAPIQAKQASPEAPKQAKQAASEAPKQAKQAASEAPKQAKQAASEAPKQAAPEAPKQAKQASPEAPKQAKQVAADAPKTSEASPLAKATAPDGAGQTKQAKPVEVPKQAKPTAAEAPKPATESPKPAKPKADEAPKQAKQTTEVPSKPALVEPIVPPPTPRKLTFAEAVAKPAPVKPDAEKISTAPSNHVISSKPAETPAKMESVIKDDNGSGTESDSDDSVPELEEQDSAQTQTQQAQLAAAAEIDEEPVSKAKQSRSEKKARKAMSKLGLRQVTGVTRVTIRKSKNILFVITKPDVYKSPASDTYIVFGEAKIEDLSQQAQLAAAEKFKVQGEATAKIQDNTQTPTVQEESEEEEVDETGVEVKDIELVMSQANVSRAKAVRALKNNNNDIVNAIMELTM; this is encoded by the exons ATGCCTGGCGAAGCAACAGAAACGGTCCCAGTCACCGAGCAGGAGATGCAGCAGCCTCAAGCGGAGACTG CTCCGCCTCCTGCCCCAGCTTCCACCCAGCAACCTCAGGTAGCTTCTGGCCCCGCAAAGGCCAAAGGCAAAGATGCCAAGAGTGGGCAGGATTATTCTGCCCCAAAGGCTGTACCTGGCAGAAGAAAACGTTCCTCTATGtctgcctcttcctcctcacccACTTCACCTAAATCTACTCCCTCCTCTACTCCCCGGTCACCCGTGGTGTCACCTTTGGCATCACCTTTAGCATCACCTTTGGCTTCCTCGGCCAGTAGCTCCCCTGCCAATCGTTCTGCCCCAAAAGTGGTTAAGGCTGGCAAACAAGGAAAGGCTAAGAAAGGAGAGACATTTGAGCCTGCTCCTGTCCAGGTAGATCACAAAGTCCCAGACGTAAAGGAAAAGTCAGAGGAACCTAACTTGAAGAAATCTATGACTACTGAAGCTAAAGCTTTCCCAATTGAGACAAAATCTCAGCCACCCCCTGCATTTAAAGTCACCCCAAAGCCTGCTGTTGCAGCACCAATTTCATTCTCGGATGCTATTGCTTCAAGCCCCCCAAAATCTGGTGAAAAGGTTGCTTCTGCAAAACCCGTATTGCTTATGGTCGATGATGAGCTTCCTCCACTTATCCCACCTGAGAAGCTTGGTAAAATGCAAGTCTCTGCACCTCTTGTTGCCAAAGAGAGCACAAAGCCTGCTATGTCTCCTTCTGAACCTAGACCTAAAGGGGCTACTTCTGCTCCTCCAGAGGTCAGTAAAGCCAAGATGGGTATTGAACCCAAACCTTTGCCTGTCGAAGCTCCTAAGGCAGCAGCCCCAGTGAAAACTGTAACTCAGGAGGTCATTAAGGCTTCTCCTACAGATTCCAAGGCTAAATCTGCTGCTGGCAAGACTGGCCAAGacaaacctgctgctgctgtgaagcCAGCAGATGAGACCAAATTGATCTCTAACACAGGTCCTAAACAGGTTGAGGACATTAAAGTTACCAAGCCAAATGCTGGTGTAAAGTCAACCCCTCCTGAGGTTACCAAACAAGCACCCGAAAAGGGTGCTGTGGTAGTTAATAAGGCTCAGTCTGTTGACTTGaaggcaacagctgctgaggcCCCCAAACAAGCCAAACCAATAGCTGCTGAGGCACCTAAAGCAGATTCTGAGACTCCTAAACTGGTCAAACCAACCGAGGCACCCAAAGCAGATTCTGAGACTCCTAAACTGGTCAAACAAACCGAGGCACCCAAAAAGGCCAAAGCCACCTCCACTGAGGCACCTAGGCCAGCCCCGGAAGTGGCGAAGCAGGCGACCACCGAGACATCCAAACAGGCTAAGCAGGCAGCCCCCGAGGCACTCAAGCAAGCGGCTGCTGAGGCACCCAAACAAGCCAAGCAG GTGCCCAAACAGGCTAAGCAGGAGAGCTCTGAGGCACCCAAACAGGATAGAAAGGAGGCTCCCGAG GCACCCAAACAGGCGGCCTCCGAGGCACCCATACAGTCTAAGCAGGCGGCCCCCGAGGCACCCAAACAGGCTAAGCAGGCGGCCCCCGAGGCACCCAAACAGGCTAAGCAGGCGGCCCCCGAGGCACCCATACAGGCTAAGCAGGCGTCTCCCGAGGCACCCAAACAGGCTAAGCAG GCGGCGTCCGAGGCACCCAAACAGGCTAAGCAGGCGGCGTCCGAGGCACCCAAACAGGCTAAGCAG GCGGCGTCTGAGGCACCCAAACAGGCGGCCCCCGAGGCACCCAAACAGGCTAAGCAGGCGTCTCCCGAGGCACCCAAACAGGCTAAGCAGGTGGCTGCAGACGCCCCTAAAACATCTGAGGCTTCTCCATTGGCCAAAGCAACAGCCCCTGACGGTGCAGGCCAAACCAAGCAGGCCAAACCAGTCGAGGTGCCCAAACAAGCCAAACCAACTGCTGCTGAAGCACCTAAACCAGCTACTGAGAGTCCTAAACCAGCTAAACCAAAGGCTGATGAGGCACCTAAACAAGCGAAGCAAACTACTGAAGTTCCCTCAAAACCTGCTCTAGTTGAGCCTATTGTTCCGCCCCCAACCCCACGTAAACTTACTTTTGCCGAGGCAGTTGCAAAACCTGCACCTGTCAAGCCTGACGCTGAGAAAATCAGCACTGCTCCCTCTAATCATGTCATATCATCTAAACCTGCTGAAACCCCAGCCAAGATGGAGTCTGTGATCAAGGACGACAATG GATCTGGCACAGAGTCGGACAGTGATGACTCAGTTCCTGAGCTGGAAGAACAGGACTCTGCACAGACACAGACGCAACAAGCTCAG cttgcagctgctgctgaaataGACGAAGAGCCAGTAAGCAAAGCCAAACAGAGCCGCAGTGAAAAGAAGGCACGAAAG GCCATGTCAAAGCTTGGCCTCAGGCAGGTAACAGGGGTCACCAGGGTCACCATTCGCAAATCAAAGAACATCTTGTTCGTCATCACCAAACCAGATGTCTACAAGAGCCCTGCGTCAGATACATACATCGTCTTCGGTGAAGCTAAG ATTGAAGATCTTTCTCAGCAAGCCCAGCTGGCTGCAGCAGAAAAGTTCAAGGTACAGGGAGAAGCTACAGCAAAGATCCAGGACAACACACAGACGCCCACAGTACAGGAGGAAAGCGAAGAGGAAGAG GTTGATGAGACCGGGGTCGAGGTGAAGGACATCGAACTCGTCATGTCACAAGCCAACGTGTCGCGGGCAAAGGCTGTACGCGccctgaaaaacaacaacaacgacaTTGTCAACGCTATTATG GAGTTGACGATGTAA